gttataaatggtaaataagtagaaatataaaagtagtaatatgatttttttttcaatttttggatgagtttatatattttttttatggaaaaccaaaataatagtacaaactTGTAATTAATGATAGTGATATTTTAATCATCCcttatttttggttttctaAATTCATTTCGAAAATTATTAGGTGCATGGGTGGTGTTCTTGAGTTTTCGATCCAAATTTACCTAAGagtaaactataaaaatagtctctGAACTATGTGTTTATCTCGTCAATGAActctggactttaaaaatattcccAAACAAttctggactaagggtttatctcgaaaatgatcctttttcactgtttcgtgacgaaaGTACTCTTTTAGGGGGTTTTGGgaggtttgggcaatttggtctttttacattttaaatctaatattatttcagttatgtactaaatttgatattatttcaaaattatcatttttcttccgttttgtcatccttcactttgtttctttatttcaatattagatttaattttataaaattaaattttaaattttgatttttaaatatcaataaaaaattttaattattaaaattactattaaataacaaattaatagttttaatcaatatttgatagtgtctaatatttaatcaataaggtacgatGAAACCTTagatttaatcaatatttaatagttttaatcataaatagatcatataacacgatttattccgaaataaatatgcatctaatgtataggagaatttgactaaaaatattatgaagttgactatatcgtgttatatgatctatttatgattaaaactattaaatattgattaaaactaaagcGTCGTCGTACCTGTAcctattaaatattagacactatcaaatatggattaaaactattaatttgttatttaatagtaattttaataattacaaaaatttattgatatttaaaaattgaaatttaaatttaattttataaaattaaatctaatattgaaataaagaaacaaagtgaaggatgccaaaagggaagaagaatgataaaattttgaaataatatcgattttagtacataactgaaataatatcagatttagaatgtaaaaagaccaaattgtccAAACCCCCAAAAGagtattttcgtcacgaaacagtgaaaaaagaccattttcgagataaacgcttagttcAAGATTGTCtagggatatttttaaagttcagggttcattggcgagataaacgctttGCCTAAATATAAACCGAAATGTTCATATATAGAGTGACAACTTCACACTCCATAACTCACCTAAGTCACCCTCTCCCGCCGGAGCTAAAACGCTGGTTGTGGGCGCTCAAAGGCTGTCCATAGCCCtacaaaattaaaagggtatctATCTATTCTTGATTTCCCTTTTTCTGAGGTAAGTATTATTGCAATTACGCATTGTGAcagttgaattttttttcttgacgCTGGTTTTAGTATTTGTATAATCTCTTACGCTACAAAAGGAATCACTGCCTTGACCTTGCTCTACGCTGATGTCCATTTTATCCATCCCTTTTGTCATTATTCTATTCAAGATCtcctttttttctcaattgtggAGTATTCAAGATTGAGGTTTTATTTGTTCTAAAATGTTTAGTGCAGAAAAAAAGTTAGGTTTTTATGAGCAATTAATAGCATAGGAGTTTATGTTGGTCTTAAACTGTCTCTACAATTCTCTAGCTTTAGTTAGTGATTTAATGATAAGCAAGATAGTAAGTAACTCAAGTGTGTTTATTGTCATGGTTGTGAGTTGTGAATGCTTTGATTTGGTGGCTGGCATAGGTTTTGATGTTTTCTTTATGGCATATTGAATCCAATGTAATGTTTCATGATTCACATTCCTTTAAATAGTGCTATGATTTTCATGacttttttcctatttttgtgacattttaggttttaggTTGGTTTTGCTTAGATCATAGCCAGAATGGCCAACATTATGCCAATTCCGACTGAATCGTGCAAGGTTGGTTTCATTGGAGCTGGGAAAATGGCGGAGAGCATTGCCAGAGGTGTCGTCAGTTCAGGCGTTTTGCCGGCTTCCCAAGTCCGGACTGCTCATCTTGGCGCGAGGCGTTCAGTCTTTGAATCATTTGGAGTCAAAGTCTTTGATCAGAATAGTCAGGTTCTCGCTCTTGTGCttgaattttttgtgtttttccaCGCTGCCCTTCATTTTCTTGAACGGGAGAGTGAAATGTCGTAACTCTATTCTGTTTTTGGCAATATCTGAAAAACAGGTAGTCCAAGATAGCGATGTAGTTATATTCTCCGTGAAACCTCAAGTTGGTAATTTCTCTGAATTGGTAGCTAGCTGATTGATATCCGCTCCATTACCTGCTCCTCTAATCTCTCTGTTTCCTTGTGTTGTTCGAATATGTAGTGAAAGACGTGGTGATGCAGTTAAGGCCACTTCTTTCAGAGAAGCAGCTTTTAGTGTCGGTTGTCGCTGGAGTCAAGCTAAAAGATTTGCAGGTTCGTATAGTTTACTGCTGAGCTAGATTATTGTACTTGTATATAAACTATAACGAGCTTTACCTGCGTATCGTTTGACACGTTTTCAGGAGTGGGCAGGTCACAGTCGATTCATTAGGGTAATGCCCAACACCCCAGCTGCTGTTGGTGTAGCTGCGTCTGGTATATCTTTCTCCTCgtctctctctgtctctgtATCGTGCAAGTGTATACGTCCATTCTAAATAACAGTTATCTACACAGTTATTACTCTAGGGGATGCAGCAACCAAGGAAGATGGGGAATTAATCAGTAACTTATTTGGAGCAATTGGCAAAGTTTGGACAGCTCAGGAGAAGCTGTTTGATGCTATTACCGGCCTGAGGTACTCGTGTATGAACTGGTTACGTGTTGGTGTATCGTGGCCTTGAGATTGTCGAGATCTTTTGTTGGATTGCAGTGCTAGTGGACCAGCATACATCTTCTTGGCGATTGAAGCTTTAGCCGATGGAGGCGTTGCTGCCGGTCTACCTCGTGAGCTCTCACTTGGTCTGGCTTCTCAAATGGTAAAGTAATATGgggattcaatttttttttgctttgcCAAAAGTGGCTGACCCGAGTCTCCCGGCCTCAATCTGAATATCGTTCAGGTACTGGGAGCAGCATCAATGGCAACAAGCACGGGCAAACACCCCGGCCAGCTCAAAGATGACGTGGCGTCTCCTGGTGGCACGACCATAGCCGGGATTCACGAGCTGGAAAAAGCAGGCTTTCGAGGCATTCTGATGAATGCGGTCGTCGCTGCTGCAAAGCGCAGCCAGGAGCTTTCTAAGAATTAGGTTCCTGGTAACTTTTGCAAAGCCTTTACCCCACATTACAAGCATATGTTCTCTATTATTCATTctcctatttttttgttaggatGTTAGCTGTGTTAGCTGTATtggtataaaattttatcttctttaGCAGTTTGAGTAGGAAGAACAATAGCAATATTTGAGCTATTCATTTGAATTAGACTAATATGCACTATTTCTCGAACATAGGATCTTGTTTCTCGTCCCATCTACAGTGGTCACCAGTAGTCGTTGCACGAACAAACTCCCCCTTTGAAGTGGTGGAATCGATTCCGATCCCTCACGA
The genomic region above belongs to Salvia hispanica cultivar TCC Black 2014 chromosome 3, UniMelb_Shisp_WGS_1.0, whole genome shotgun sequence and contains:
- the LOC125216690 gene encoding pyrroline-5-carboxylate reductase-like, with protein sequence MANIMPIPTESCKVGFIGAGKMAESIARGVVSSGVLPASQVRTAHLGARRSVFESFGVKVFDQNSQVVQDSDVVIFSVKPQVVKDVVMQLRPLLSEKQLLVSVVAGVKLKDLQEWAGHSRFIRVMPNTPAAVGVAASVITLGDAATKEDGELISNLFGAIGKVWTAQEKLFDAITGLSASGPAYIFLAIEALADGGVAAGLPRELSLGLASQMVLGAASMATSTGKHPGQLKDDVASPGGTTIAGIHELEKAGFRGILMNAVVAAAKRSQELSKN